The Eriocheir sinensis breed Jianghai 21 unplaced genomic scaffold, ASM2467909v1 Scaffold6, whole genome shotgun sequence genome has a segment encoding these proteins:
- the LOC126993317 gene encoding dnaJ homolog subfamily C member 17-like yields the protein MHAQHTTLGHHTVTHGASMATTRHYHDLLGLARGATQEAIRRQYRRLALAAHPDKNPHDVAAATARFQQLQLAVQTLCDTDSRAATTTVALTYTDVAARAKEEQGEKRKVEKEEEQESGGCVGVEEGLAETVTEKMKEGEEEKKEKEEEKDDVATKAETAAAKGEADVQLTGTAGNAYKCAETSSTSSPARSATAA from the coding sequence ATGCACGCACAGCACACCACTCTCGGGCACCACACCGTGACGCACGGCGCTTCGATGGCCACCACCAGACACTACCACGACCTCCTGGGGCTGGCGCGCGGTGCCACGCAGGAGGCGATAAGGAGGCAGTACCGGCGCCTCGCCCTCGCCGCCCACCCAGACAAGAACCCGCACGACGTGGCGGCGGCCACGGCAAGGTTCCAGCAGCTGCAGCTGGCGGTGCAGACTCTCTGCGACACCGACTCAAGGGCCGCCACCACGACGGTGGCCCTCACCTACACGGACGTGGCGGCAAGGGCCAAGGAGGaacaaggggagaagaggaaggtggagaaggaggaggagcaggagagtggAGGTTGcgtaggagtggaagagggattAGCTGAGACAGTcacggaaaagatgaaggaaggagaggaagagaaaaaggaaaaagaggaagagaaagatgacgtTGCAACTAAGGCGGAGACCGCTGCTGCCAAAGGAGAAGCTGATGTGCAGCTGACGGGCACAGCGGGGAACGCGTACAAGTGTGCTGAGACTTCATCTACCTCATCTCCTGCGAGGAGTGCCACAGCGGCATGA